A genomic segment from Sulfitobacter mediterraneus encodes:
- the clpB gene encoding ATP-dependent chaperone ClpB — protein sequence MDLSKFTERSRGFIQAAQTIATRDNHQRLTPEHILKALLDDDQGLAANLIAASGGDLGRVTDALALALGKMPKVSGDAAQVYLDNATTKVLDEAAALAKKAGDSFVPVERILMALCMVKSGAKTALEAGKVTAQGLNAAINDVRKGRTADTASAEDGYDALKKYSLDLTARAEAGKIDPIIGRDEEIRRAMQVLSRRTKNNPVLIGEPGVGKTAIAEGLALRIVDGDVPESLRNKRLLSLDMGALIAGAKYRGEFEERLKAVLTEVTEAAGEVILFIDEMHTLVGAGKADGAMDASNLLKPALARGELHCVGATTLDEYRKYVEKDAALARRFQPVMVLEPTVEDTVSILRGIKEKYELHHGVRISDSALVAAATLSHRYITDRFLPDKAIDLMDEAASRLRMEVDSKPEELDALDRQILQLQIEEQALTLEDDQASKDRLETLQKDLADLQDRSAEMTAQWQAERDKLAGARDIKEKLDRARADLDIAKREGNLAKAGELSYGVIPQLEKDLEAAESREEGVMVEEAVRPDQIASVVERWTGIPAGKMLEGERDKLLRMEDQLHARVIGQDSAVKAVANAVRRARAGLNDENRPLGSFLFLGPTGVGKTELTKAVAEFLFDDDNAMVRIDMSEFMEKHAVARLIGAPPGYVGYEEGGVLTEAVRRRPYQVVLFDEVEKAHPDVFNVLLQVLDDGVLTDGQGRTVDFKQTLIILTSNLGAQALSQLPDGGDMAQAKRDVMDAVRAHFRPEFLNRLDETIIFDRLARDDMTGIVDIQLARLLKRLAGRKIALELDAGAKTWLADEGYDPVFGARPLKRVIQRALQDPLAEMLLAGDVRDGDTITVSAGTDGLIIGDRVAASNRPKPDDAVIH from the coding sequence ATGGACTTGAGCAAGTTCACGGAGCGGTCGCGCGGTTTCATTCAGGCAGCGCAGACTATAGCGACACGGGACAACCACCAACGGTTGACCCCCGAACACATTCTAAAAGCATTGCTGGACGACGATCAGGGGCTTGCTGCCAACCTGATTGCTGCATCTGGCGGTGATCTGGGCCGCGTGACAGATGCGCTGGCGTTGGCACTGGGCAAAATGCCGAAAGTCAGCGGCGATGCCGCGCAGGTCTATCTTGATAATGCCACAACCAAAGTCTTGGATGAGGCTGCCGCGCTGGCCAAGAAGGCCGGTGACAGCTTTGTTCCGGTTGAGCGTATCTTGATGGCGCTGTGCATGGTCAAATCCGGCGCAAAAACCGCGTTGGAGGCTGGAAAGGTAACTGCGCAAGGGCTGAACGCTGCCATTAATGATGTTCGTAAAGGGCGCACGGCCGATACGGCCAGTGCCGAAGATGGTTATGACGCATTGAAGAAATACAGCCTTGATCTTACGGCCCGCGCTGAAGCGGGAAAAATTGATCCCATCATTGGCCGCGACGAGGAAATCCGCCGGGCGATGCAGGTGCTGAGCCGCAGAACCAAGAACAATCCGGTGCTGATTGGTGAGCCTGGCGTGGGTAAAACCGCAATTGCCGAAGGACTCGCGCTGCGCATCGTGGATGGCGACGTGCCGGAAAGCCTGCGCAACAAGCGGCTGCTGTCGCTGGACATGGGCGCGTTGATTGCTGGTGCGAAATACCGCGGCGAGTTCGAAGAACGTCTCAAGGCCGTTCTGACCGAAGTGACCGAGGCCGCAGGCGAGGTGATCCTGTTTATTGACGAGATGCACACCTTGGTCGGTGCGGGCAAGGCAGACGGGGCGATGGATGCCTCCAACCTGCTGAAACCAGCCTTGGCACGGGGTGAATTGCATTGTGTCGGCGCGACCACGCTGGATGAATATCGTAAATATGTAGAGAAAGACGCGGCGCTTGCCCGCCGGTTCCAGCCTGTGATGGTGTTGGAGCCAACGGTCGAAGACACGGTCAGCATCCTGCGCGGCATCAAGGAAAAGTACGAACTGCATCACGGTGTCCGGATCAGCGACTCTGCCCTCGTTGCGGCAGCGACCCTGTCGCACCGCTATATCACTGACCGGTTCCTGCCGGACAAAGCCATCGATCTGATGGATGAGGCCGCCAGCCGGTTGCGCATGGAAGTAGACAGCAAACCCGAAGAACTGGACGCGCTGGACCGGCAGATCCTGCAATTGCAGATTGAGGAACAGGCGCTCACTTTGGAGGATGATCAGGCGTCCAAAGACCGGCTGGAGACCTTGCAAAAAGATCTGGCTGATTTGCAGGATCGCAGCGCCGAGATGACTGCACAATGGCAGGCCGAGCGGGACAAGCTGGCCGGCGCCCGTGACATCAAGGAAAAGCTGGACCGCGCCCGCGCCGATCTGGACATTGCCAAGCGTGAAGGCAACCTCGCCAAGGCGGGGGAGCTGTCCTACGGCGTCATCCCGCAGCTTGAGAAAGACCTCGAAGCCGCCGAAAGCCGCGAAGAAGGCGTTATGGTCGAAGAAGCCGTGCGGCCTGATCAGATCGCATCCGTGGTGGAGCGCTGGACCGGTATCCCTGCGGGCAAGATGCTCGAAGGAGAGCGGGACAAGTTGCTTAGGATGGAGGATCAGTTGCACGCCCGTGTGATTGGCCAGGACAGTGCCGTGAAAGCGGTTGCCAATGCCGTGCGCCGTGCGCGGGCCGGTCTCAACGACGAAAACCGCCCCCTGGGCAGTTTCCTGTTCCTTGGGCCCACCGGCGTTGGGAAAACCGAACTGACCAAAGCGGTGGCAGAATTCCTGTTTGATGATGACAATGCGATGGTGCGCATCGACATGTCAGAATTCATGGAAAAACACGCTGTTGCACGACTGATCGGTGCGCCTCCGGGCTATGTCGGTTATGAAGAAGGCGGCGTGTTGACCGAAGCGGTGCGCAGGCGGCCTTATCAGGTGGTTCTGTTTGATGAGGTTGAAAAGGCCCATCCGGACGTTTTTAACGTGCTGTTGCAGGTTCTGGACGACGGTGTTCTGACCGATGGTCAGGGCCGCACCGTGGATTTCAAGCAGACCTTGATCATCCTGACCTCCAACCTTGGGGCGCAGGCGCTGAGCCAACTGCCCGATGGCGGTGACATGGCACAGGCCAAGCGGGATGTGATGGACGCTGTTCGGGCGCATTTCCGTCCAGAATTCCTCAACCGGTTGGACGAGACCATCATCTTTGACCGTCTGGCACGTGATGACATGACCGGCATCGTTGATATCCAGCTTGCGCGTTTGCTGAAACGTCTGGCGGGGCGCAAGATCGCGCTGGAGTTGGATGCGGGCGCAAAGACCTGGCTGGCGGATGAAGGCTATGACCCGGTTTTTGGTGCGCGGCCGCTAAAGCGTGTGATCCAACGCGCGTTGCAAGACCCACTGGCCGAGATGCTGCTGGCGGGGGATGTGCGTGACGGCGATACGATCACGGTTTCGGCAGGCACGGATGGTCTGATCATCGGGGACCGCGTTGCGGCCAGCAATCGGCCCAAACCGGATGACGCTGTGATCCACTAA
- a CDS encoding DUF1772 domain-containing protein, translating into MPSLIRPLALLSLLLSAALFGFFYAWVCSTMWGLDTADPRVAIAAMQAMNASVRNAVFAPAFFGTAPVLLLTAFVILREKQSGAALWFGLAGVMVAVLAVALTAAFNIPMNEALAGVAVPQDIEAARIIWAEYSTQWQVWNQIRTVTSGVAVLFVGIGIMRLGSA; encoded by the coding sequence ATGCCTTCGCTCATTCGCCCCCTCGCTCTGCTCAGTTTGCTGCTGTCTGCGGCTCTTTTTGGTTTTTTCTATGCTTGGGTTTGCTCAACCATGTGGGGGCTGGATACGGCCGATCCGCGCGTGGCTATTGCCGCAATGCAGGCGATGAATGCCTCTGTGCGCAATGCGGTGTTTGCGCCTGCGTTTTTTGGCACAGCACCAGTTCTGCTGCTCACAGCCTTTGTCATATTGCGCGAAAAACAAAGCGGTGCAGCACTGTGGTTCGGGTTGGCGGGGGTCATGGTCGCGGTCTTGGCCGTGGCTTTGACAGCCGCGTTCAACATCCCCATGAACGAGGCATTGGCAGGCGTCGCGGTGCCGCAAGACATTGAGGCCGCGCGTATCATCTGGGCCGAATATTCGACGCAATGGCAGGTATGGAATCAGATCCGTACCGTCACCTCGGGCGTTGCAGTGTTGTTCGTGGGGATCGGCATAATGCGGCTTGGCTCCGCATGA
- the pyrF gene encoding orotidine-5'-phosphate decarboxylase — translation MTDDRLIVALDVPHAHAGLELAQKIGDAVGFFKIGLGMLCGGGLALANELKQEHGKRIFLDMKLFDIGATVEAAVRGLAQFDLDFLTVHGDPHVVRAAKQGAAGSDMKILAVTILTSLDRADLDAALIQQGDLPDLVSTRAGRAFDAGADGVIASPQEAAMIRALPEAKGRLIVTPGVRPAGAALGDQKRVATPAQAIADGADHIVVGRPIWQSDAPRTAAEAILSEISH, via the coding sequence ATGACCGACGACCGCCTGATTGTTGCCCTTGATGTACCACATGCCCATGCGGGCCTTGAGCTTGCCCAAAAGATTGGGGATGCGGTGGGGTTTTTTAAGATCGGTTTGGGGATGCTATGCGGTGGCGGTTTGGCGCTGGCCAATGAGTTAAAGCAGGAACACGGCAAGCGGATTTTTCTGGACATGAAGTTGTTCGACATTGGCGCCACGGTAGAGGCCGCAGTACGGGGATTGGCACAGTTTGATCTCGACTTTCTGACCGTGCATGGCGATCCGCATGTGGTGCGTGCCGCCAAACAGGGCGCCGCGGGCAGTGATATGAAAATTCTCGCGGTCACGATCCTGACTTCGCTGGACCGCGCCGACCTTGATGCGGCGCTGATACAGCAGGGTGATTTGCCTGATTTGGTCAGCACCCGCGCGGGACGTGCATTTGATGCGGGCGCGGATGGCGTCATTGCTTCCCCCCAAGAGGCGGCCATGATCCGCGCCTTGCCGGAGGCAAAAGGCCGGCTGATCGTGACCCCCGGCGTGCGGCCTGCTGGCGCGGCACTCGGCGATCAAAAACGTGTCGCAACCCCGGCGCAGGCCATCGCGGACGGTGCAGATCATATCGTTGTGGGCCGTCCGATCTGGCAATCCGACGCCCCGCGCACGGCAGCCGAGGCGATCCTGTCCGAGATTTCCCACTGA
- a CDS encoding orotidine 5-phosphate decarboxylase has protein sequence MQTSPIKLTDVIYNAANQSFEACVTVYGENGARKYACSIEAPISMSFEDAANGLRTQALRRHAKRGGLHSQMRRFAPQQRAPRSRFDPVRWLETLINGEQRNAA, from the coding sequence ATGCAGACCAGCCCGATCAAATTGACCGACGTTATCTACAACGCCGCCAATCAAAGCTTTGAGGCTTGCGTCACGGTTTACGGCGAAAATGGCGCACGCAAATACGCCTGTTCCATTGAGGCGCCGATTTCGATGTCTTTTGAGGACGCAGCCAATGGCCTGCGCACCCAAGCCCTGCGCCGCCACGCGAAACGTGGCGGCTTGCATTCGCAAATGCGCCGCTTTGCACCGCAACAACGTGCCCCGCGGTCCCGGTTCGATCCGGTGCGTTGGTTGGAAACGCTGATCAACGGCGAACAGCGCAACGCGGCATAA
- the ykgO gene encoding type B 50S ribosomal protein L36 — translation MKVRNSLRSLKNRHRDCRVVRRKGRVYVINKTQRRFKARQG, via the coding sequence ATGAAAGTTCGCAATTCGCTCCGCTCGCTGAAAAACCGGCACCGTGATTGCCGCGTTGTGCGTCGCAAAGGCCGCGTTTACGTGATCAACAAGACACAGCGCCGGTTCAAAGCCCGTCAGGGTTAA
- a CDS encoding Fe(3+) ABC transporter substrate-binding protein, whose protein sequence is MTLFKTTTSAAALIALALPALADGELNLYSSRHYDTDERLYSDFTEQTGITINRIEGKADELLARMQAEGANSPADLLLTVDTSRLKRAKDMGLLQAIDSATLEAKIPANLQDDDNQWYGFSQRGRIIFYDKAGVTNPPATYMDLADPAYKGQVCIRSSTNTYNQTLLASIVTHEGEEKATAWAQGVVDNMARAPQGGDTDQLRGIVSGECGIAVSNTYYFARAIRKDVKGVSADIDKIGVVFPDQDGNGAHMNLSGGGVAAHAPNKENAIKFLEYLASDSAQVYFSNGNDEYPTVAGVELADSVKQLGEFKADDVNLSDVAENIPTAQKIFNTVGWE, encoded by the coding sequence ATGACCCTCTTCAAGACAACAACATCTGCTGCCGCGCTGATCGCGCTGGCGCTTCCCGCTTTGGCCGATGGCGAGCTGAACCTCTATTCGTCGCGCCATTATGACACCGATGAACGGCTGTACTCCGATTTCACCGAACAGACCGGCATCACCATCAACCGTATCGAAGGCAAGGCTGACGAATTGCTGGCACGGATGCAGGCCGAGGGTGCGAATTCTCCTGCCGATCTTTTGCTGACTGTCGACACCAGCCGCCTGAAACGCGCCAAGGATATGGGTCTGTTGCAAGCCATCGACAGCGCGACGCTGGAAGCCAAGATCCCCGCAAATCTGCAGGACGACGACAACCAGTGGTACGGTTTCTCGCAGCGCGGCCGGATCATCTTTTATGACAAGGCCGGGGTCACAAACCCGCCGGCGACCTACATGGATCTGGCCGACCCAGCCTACAAAGGCCAGGTCTGCATCCGGTCTTCGACCAACACTTACAACCAGACCCTGCTGGCCTCCATCGTCACCCATGAGGGCGAAGAGAAAGCGACCGCGTGGGCGCAGGGCGTCGTGGACAACATGGCTCGCGCACCGCAGGGTGGCGACACCGACCAATTGCGTGGCATCGTCTCCGGCGAATGCGGAATTGCTGTTTCCAACACCTATTATTTTGCCCGCGCGATCCGCAAAGACGTCAAAGGCGTCAGCGCAGACATCGACAAGATTGGCGTGGTCTTTCCCGATCAGGACGGAAATGGCGCACATATGAACCTCTCGGGGGGCGGTGTGGCTGCCCATGCGCCGAACAAGGAGAACGCGATCAAGTTCCTTGAATACCTCGCATCCGACTCCGCGCAGGTTTATTTCTCCAACGGCAACGACGAATACCCGACAGTTGCGGGTGTGGAACTGGCCGATTCAGTGAAACAACTGGGTGAGTTCAAAGCGGACGACGTGAATCTGTCCGATGTGGCAGAGAACATTCCGACCGCGCAAAAGATCTTTAACACAGTGGGTTGGGAATAA
- a CDS encoding DNA polymerase IV, with translation MAALCRDCLSQIAPARRCPSCGSPRVLVHDELETLSIAHMDCDAFYASVEKRDNPELNGKPVIIGGGRRGVVSTACYVARIRGVRSAMPMFQALKLCPEAVIIKPRMDAYVEASRAIRAMMEELTPAIEPLSLDEAFLDMTGTARLHGAPPAVMLAGLVRRMKNELGLTGSIGLSHNKFLAKVASDLDKPHGFSVIGAAETGDFLRDKSVKLIWGVGAVTQGALDKAGIRTFSDLLRWEKTDLVARFGGMGERLWHLARGQDRRRVSAHEPVKSISKETTFFEDTGNADILDGHLWRLSEQVADRAKAKDLAGRIVTLKIKRSDFKTLTRRVSLHDPTQLADRIYRHARALFDQLDDQGPFRLIGCGISDLSPAEGADLAGDLLDPDAVRRSQAERATDQIRDRFGSKAIVKGRALR, from the coding sequence ATGGCCGCCCTTTGCCGTGATTGCCTGTCTCAAATCGCCCCTGCCCGGCGCTGCCCCTCCTGCGGCAGCCCGCGTGTTCTGGTGCATGACGAGCTTGAGACCCTTTCCATAGCACATATGGACTGTGATGCCTTCTATGCCTCTGTTGAAAAGCGTGACAATCCCGAGCTGAACGGCAAACCGGTGATCATTGGCGGTGGCCGACGCGGCGTGGTTTCGACGGCTTGCTATGTTGCGCGGATTCGCGGGGTGCGTTCGGCAATGCCGATGTTTCAGGCGCTCAAGCTGTGCCCGGAGGCCGTGATCATCAAGCCAAGAATGGACGCTTATGTTGAGGCCTCTCGCGCGATCCGCGCCATGATGGAGGAGTTGACCCCCGCTATTGAGCCTCTGTCACTGGATGAGGCGTTTCTGGATATGACCGGCACCGCCCGCCTGCATGGCGCACCGCCAGCAGTGATGTTGGCCGGGTTGGTGCGCCGGATGAAAAATGAACTTGGCCTGACCGGATCCATTGGCCTCAGCCATAACAAATTTCTGGCCAAAGTCGCCTCTGATCTGGACAAGCCTCATGGATTTTCGGTGATCGGCGCGGCGGAAACCGGCGATTTTCTACGCGACAAGTCGGTCAAACTGATCTGGGGCGTTGGCGCCGTCACGCAGGGCGCGCTGGACAAAGCGGGCATTCGCACCTTTTCGGATCTGCTGCGCTGGGAAAAGACCGACTTGGTTGCCCGGTTCGGAGGCATGGGTGAACGGCTTTGGCACCTGGCGCGAGGCCAGGACAGGCGGCGCGTTTCGGCGCATGAGCCTGTCAAATCCATCAGCAAGGAAACCACATTTTTTGAAGACACCGGCAATGCGGATATTCTGGACGGCCATCTGTGGCGGCTCTCTGAACAGGTCGCCGATCGTGCCAAGGCCAAGGATCTGGCAGGCCGCATTGTCACGCTCAAGATCAAACGGTCCGACTTCAAAACGCTGACCCGGCGCGTGTCGCTTCATGATCCGACCCAATTGGCAGATCGCATCTATCGCCACGCCCGCGCCCTGTTTGACCAATTGGACGATCAAGGGCCATTCCGCCTGATCGGTTGCGGTATATCCGATCTCAGCCCGGCAGAAGGGGCCGACTTGGCCGGTGATTTGCTGGACCCCGATGCTGTCAGGCGCAGTCAGGCAGAGCGGGCGACGGACCAGATCCGTGACCGGTTCGGCAGCAAGGCCATCGTCAAGGGACGGGCGCTGCGCTAG
- a CDS encoding NUDIX hydrolase, translating to MNMADEQAFGGAKVCLFIGANLAVILRDDLPDLPYPNHWDFPGGGREGNETAFECARRECLEELGLQITPASVLWKRAYRSGGTVNWLFVVGAPAEASQDVVFGDEGQRWTLMDPQVFLSHPMAVPRFQDRLRDYFEESEDRGK from the coding sequence ATGAACATGGCCGATGAGCAGGCATTTGGAGGGGCAAAGGTCTGCCTCTTTATAGGGGCTAATCTGGCCGTAATCTTACGCGACGATTTGCCGGATTTGCCCTATCCCAATCACTGGGATTTTCCCGGCGGTGGCCGCGAAGGCAATGAGACAGCTTTTGAATGCGCACGCCGGGAATGCCTTGAGGAATTGGGCCTGCAGATCACACCGGCATCGGTGCTATGGAAACGCGCCTATCGGTCGGGTGGGACGGTCAATTGGCTGTTTGTTGTGGGTGCCCCTGCGGAAGCTTCACAAGATGTAGTGTTTGGTGATGAAGGGCAGCGATGGACGTTGATGGATCCACAGGTATTCTTGTCCCACCCCATGGCAGTGCCACGGTTTCAGGATCGGCTTCGAGATTACTTTGAGGAAAGTGAAGATAGGGGCAAATAG
- a CDS encoding TetR/AcrR family transcriptional regulator yields the protein MRDEKKQQRRREIEAAAYDLLALHGYDGTSMLAVAKAAKASNETMYRWYGDKNGLFESMVRANAAAVRNGLQALVDDGLPPLEVLHRMAPVLLGMLLGDKAIALNRAAAADATGDLGRVIATCGRDEVLPLIKGVLVAAIQQGLLQPPAQGEIGSLFMNLLVGDQQMRRAIGVLPAPTAEDVTHQADQAMSHLLQLCRPSAAPVP from the coding sequence TTGCGGGACGAGAAAAAACAACAGCGCCGCCGGGAGATCGAGGCCGCAGCCTATGACCTGTTGGCGCTGCATGGCTATGACGGCACATCTATGTTGGCTGTTGCCAAGGCCGCAAAGGCGTCAAACGAAACGATGTATCGGTGGTACGGAGATAAGAACGGGTTGTTTGAAAGCATGGTCCGCGCCAATGCCGCTGCGGTACGCAATGGGTTGCAAGCTTTGGTCGATGACGGCTTGCCTCCCTTGGAGGTATTGCACCGCATGGCCCCGGTTTTGCTGGGCATGTTGTTGGGAGACAAGGCCATCGCGCTCAATCGAGCGGCAGCTGCGGATGCGACCGGGGATCTGGGGCGGGTTATCGCCACCTGCGGGCGCGATGAGGTATTGCCGCTGATTAAGGGTGTCTTGGTCGCGGCTATTCAACAGGGGTTGTTACAGCCCCCCGCACAGGGAGAGATTGGCAGTTTGTTCATGAACCTGCTGGTCGGAGATCAGCAAATGCGCCGCGCGATTGGGGTGCTGCCCGCCCCGACCGCCGAAGACGTCACGCATCAGGCCGATCAGGCAATGTCACACCTGTTGCAGCTTTGCCGCCCTAGCGCAGCGCCCGTCCCTTGA
- a CDS encoding N-formylglutamate amidohydrolase: MSKTAYDVLHPVRNRSCVVFASPHSGRNYTPDFLEQTVLDAHLIRSSEDAYVDQLFDSVVEFGAPFLMAGAPRAYLDLNRSCEELDPALIEGVRRQGHNPRVASGLGVIPRVVANGRAIYHGKISHADAADRIERLWRPYHNQLQNLLDVAQQRHGQAILIDCHSMPHEAMDGIARAGVRRPDVVIGDRFGASAAGGVVDRVESAFLSAGFTVTRNTPFAGAYITQAYGRPSRNQHAVQIELDRSLYLDEAKIELNGNFDAVKAALRQVVAEVAAIGQGRVPLAAE; this comes from the coding sequence ATGTCCAAGACCGCTTATGATGTTCTGCACCCGGTGCGCAACCGGTCTTGTGTTGTCTTCGCCTCGCCGCATTCGGGGCGGAATTATACCCCTGATTTTCTAGAGCAAACCGTGCTGGATGCCCATTTGATCCGGTCATCGGAAGATGCTTATGTGGATCAACTCTTTGATTCTGTGGTGGAATTTGGCGCGCCTTTCCTGATGGCCGGTGCGCCGCGGGCCTATCTTGACCTGAATCGGTCTTGTGAAGAACTGGATCCCGCCTTGATCGAAGGGGTCCGCCGTCAGGGGCACAATCCACGTGTGGCCTCGGGCCTTGGGGTGATTCCACGCGTGGTCGCCAATGGCCGTGCGATTTATCATGGCAAGATCAGCCATGCCGACGCCGCCGACCGCATTGAACGTTTGTGGCGGCCCTACCACAACCAATTGCAAAATCTGCTGGATGTTGCCCAACAGCGTCACGGCCAAGCAATCTTGATCGACTGCCATTCCATGCCGCATGAGGCAATGGACGGTATTGCGCGGGCCGGTGTCCGGCGCCCTGATGTTGTTATTGGTGACCGGTTTGGCGCTTCGGCGGCGGGCGGGGTTGTGGACCGCGTTGAATCGGCGTTCCTGTCCGCGGGTTTCACAGTCACCCGCAACACGCCATTTGCGGGGGCCTACATCACCCAGGCCTATGGACGCCCCTCCCGCAACCAGCACGCCGTGCAGATCGAACTGGACCGATCGCTCTATCTTGACGAGGCCAAGATCGAGCTCAACGGGAACTTTGACGCGGTCAAAGCAGCCCTGCGGCAGGTCGTGGCCGAGGTGGCCGCGATTGGCCAAGGACGGGTGCCATTGGCCGCAGAATAA
- the yghU gene encoding glutathione-dependent disulfide-bond oxidoreductase, producing the protein MADSTEYTPPKVWTWDAESGGRFASINRPIAGATHDKELPVGKHPFQLYSLATPNGVKVTVMLEELLAAGHTGAEYDAWLVNIGEGDQFGSGFVEVNPNSKIPALMDRSGDAPQRVFESGAILLYLAEKFGAFLPTNPAQRTEALSWLFWQMGSAPYLGGGFGHFYAYAPEKFEYPINRFAMETKRQLDVMDRHLAENEYFGGEYSIADMAIWSWYGQLVLGRLYSAAEFLDVATYKNVLRWAEAIDARPAVTRGRMVNRAFGDDLSMQLHERHDASDFETKTQDKIGDQS; encoded by the coding sequence ATGGCCGACAGCACCGAATACACACCCCCCAAAGTCTGGACCTGGGACGCAGAAAGCGGCGGACGTTTTGCCAGCATCAACCGCCCCATAGCCGGGGCCACCCATGACAAAGAACTGCCTGTGGGCAAGCATCCCTTTCAGCTTTATTCACTTGCCACACCCAATGGCGTCAAAGTCACCGTGATGCTCGAAGAGCTGCTGGCGGCGGGCCACACGGGCGCGGAATATGACGCGTGGCTGGTCAATATCGGCGAGGGCGATCAATTCGGCTCCGGCTTCGTGGAGGTGAACCCCAACTCAAAAATCCCCGCCCTGATGGACCGTTCCGGCGATGCGCCGCAACGGGTGTTCGAATCCGGTGCGATCCTTCTGTACTTGGCGGAAAAGTTCGGGGCGTTCTTGCCCACCAATCCCGCACAACGGACAGAGGCGCTAAGCTGGCTGTTCTGGCAGATGGGCAGCGCGCCGTATCTGGGCGGCGGCTTTGGCCATTTCTACGCCTACGCGCCAGAGAAATTCGAATATCCGATCAACCGCTTTGCGATGGAAACAAAGCGCCAGCTGGATGTGATGGACCGCCATCTGGCTGAGAACGAATATTTTGGCGGCGAGTACTCCATTGCCGATATGGCGATCTGGTCATGGTATGGGCAGTTGGTTCTGGGTCGGCTGTACAGCGCGGCAGAATTTCTGGATGTGGCGACCTACAAAAACGTGCTGCGTTGGGCCGAGGCCATCGACGCCCGGCCTGCGGTCACGCGCGGGCGGATGGTGAACCGGGCCTTTGGCGATGATCTGTCCATGCAGCTGCACGAACGCCACGATGCATCTGATTTCGAGACCAAGACCCAGGACAAGATTGGCGATCAAAGCTGA
- a CDS encoding PhzF family phenazine biosynthesis protein yields the protein MKRRFIQCDVFSDTALRGNGLAVVLDGAGLSDAQMMQFAIWTNQAETTFLVPPQHSDADYGVRIFSPSREMDFAGHPTLGSCAAWLHAGGVPKVAGRVMQECAIGLVEIDLSGTVPAFVAPPTQIDEADLAERDRIAAALGLSDADIAASARVNNGAAFNLIELRSAERVLSLDARAVSAPEFRGVAVLGKHPGGAYAHYESRNLTPASLMAEDPITGSMNAAIAVWLKSQGRLADDIVIAQGTAIGRNGRVFVSNRGADVMIGGATTIVIEGTVEI from the coding sequence ATGAAACGGCGGTTTATTCAATGTGATGTGTTCAGCGATACGGCACTGCGCGGCAACGGGCTTGCGGTGGTCTTGGATGGCGCAGGGCTGAGCGATGCGCAGATGATGCAATTCGCGATCTGGACCAATCAGGCCGAGACAACCTTTCTGGTGCCACCTCAACATTCAGATGCCGACTACGGCGTGCGAATCTTCTCGCCCAGCCGCGAGATGGATTTTGCCGGCCACCCGACCTTGGGCAGCTGTGCCGCGTGGTTGCATGCCGGTGGCGTGCCTAAGGTTGCCGGACGCGTTATGCAGGAATGCGCAATCGGTCTGGTCGAGATTGATTTGTCCGGCACGGTCCCGGCCTTCGTGGCCCCGCCAACCCAGATTGATGAAGCGGACCTGGCCGAGCGGGATCGGATCGCCGCCGCTTTGGGCCTGAGCGATGCGGATATTGCCGCTTCGGCGCGGGTGAACAATGGCGCGGCATTTAACCTGATCGAATTGCGCAGCGCAGAGCGGGTGTTGTCATTGGATGCCCGCGCGGTGTCCGCCCCGGAGTTTCGCGGTGTGGCGGTGCTTGGGAAGCATCCGGGTGGTGCCTATGCACACTACGAATCCCGCAACCTGACACCGGCCTCCCTGATGGCCGAAGATCCGATTACCGGCTCCATGAATGCGGCGATTGCGGTCTGGCTCAAATCGCAAGGGCGGCTGGCGGATGATATTGTCATCGCCCAAGGCACCGCCATCGGACGAAATGGTCGGGTGTTCGTCAGCAACCGTGGCGCGGATGTGATGATTGGCGGGGCCACAACAATCGTGATCGAAGGGACGGTCGAAATCTAA